Proteins from a single region of Desulfovibrio sp.:
- a CDS encoding 30S ribosomal protein S12, which yields MPTINQLIRKERAKQTKRKKTPALQACPQRRGVCTRVYTTTPKKPNSALRKVARVRLTNGIEVTSYIPGEGHNLQEHSVVMIRGGRVKDLPGVRYHIVRGTLDTAGVADRRQSRSKYGAKRPK from the coding sequence ATGCCCACGATTAACCAGCTCATACGCAAAGAGCGGGCCAAACAGACCAAGCGCAAGAAGACCCCGGCTCTGCAAGCCTGCCCGCAGCGCCGCGGCGTGTGCACCCGTGTGTACACCACTACCCCCAAGAAGCCGAACTCGGCCTTGCGTAAGGTTGCCCGCGTGCGCCTGACCAACGGCATCGAGGTTACCAGCTATATCCCCGGCGAAGGTCACAACCTGCAGGAACACTCCGTGGTCATGATCCGCGGCGGCCGCGTCAAGGACCTTCCCGGCGTGCGCTACCACATCGTTCGTGGCACACTGGACACTGCTGGCGTAGCGGATCGTCGTCAGAGCCGCTCCAAGTACGGCGCCAAGCGCCCCAAATAG
- the tuf gene encoding elongation factor Tu (EF-Tu; promotes GTP-dependent binding of aminoacyl-tRNA to the A-site of ribosomes during protein biosynthesis; when the tRNA anticodon matches the mRNA codon, GTP hydrolysis results; the inactive EF-Tu-GDP leaves the ribosome and release of GDP is promoted by elongation factor Ts; many prokaryotes have two copies of the gene encoding EF-Tu), with product MGKAKFERNKPHVNIGTIGHIDHGKTTLTAAITKLSHMRGFGEYVA from the coding sequence ATGGGTAAGGCCAAATTCGAGCGCAATAAGCCGCACGTCAACATCGGCACCATCGGTCACATCGACCACGGCAAGACCACGCTGACTGCCGCCATCACCAAGCTGTCGCACATGCGCGGTTTCGGCGAGTACGTGGCAT
- a CDS encoding methyltransferase domain-containing protein: MGGARVWRPVFGPDGTLLAKGSGPSPEALADYASGVDFSNKTVVDLGCNLGLYSFMAARRGAVRVLGLDSDPGAVEGARMLAALHCLDNTSFEVADFLRESPARQADMVLVIDFIGRGVIAKGRLDAVLDSAKRYARKEVVVTLRPEYPLRELPALSRNLLKHYEGHIQDGTFLLANYAKECFGSEWDCRTLHQGRVEGFTLKAAFLFTRSGE, from the coding sequence ATGGGTGGCGCCAGGGTCTGGCGCCCGGTGTTTGGTCCTGACGGGACCTTGCTTGCCAAGGGATCAGGGCCTTCGCCCGAAGCCCTGGCTGACTATGCCTCTGGAGTGGACTTTTCGAATAAGACCGTGGTGGACCTGGGGTGCAACCTGGGGTTGTATTCCTTCATGGCCGCACGGCGCGGAGCGGTCCGCGTGCTTGGGCTGGACAGCGATCCTGGCGCTGTTGAGGGTGCAAGGATGCTGGCCGCGCTTCACTGTTTGGACAACACGAGCTTTGAGGTGGCGGATTTTCTGCGCGAGTCTCCAGCCAGGCAGGCGGACATGGTCCTGGTCATCGATTTCATAGGTCGGGGTGTTATCGCCAAGGGACGCCTGGACGCTGTTCTTGATTCGGCCAAGCGGTATGCCCGCAAGGAGGTGGTCGTCACCCTGCGCCCGGAATATCCCTTGCGGGAGCTGCCGGCCTTGAGTCGTAATCTTTTAAAACACTACGAAGGTCATATACAGGACGGCACGTTCCTGTTGGCCAACTACGCAAAGGAATGTTTCGGCTCTGAATGGGATTGCCGGACCCTCCATCAGGGCAGGGTAGAGGGTTTTACACTGAAGGCGGCATTTTTGTTTACTCGCTCCGGGGAGTAG
- the rpsG gene encoding 30S ribosomal protein S7 produces the protein MPRKGPIPKRSILPDPVFSSVLVKKFINRLMLDGKKSTAEGVFYKAVDVLAEKSQEEALKAFERAIANVKPHMEVKPRRVGGATYQVPMEVRPERQTTLAIRWLINNARSRGEKGMIAKLSGELLDAFNNRGGAVKKREDTHRMADANKAFAHYRW, from the coding sequence ATGCCCCGCAAAGGTCCCATCCCCAAGCGCTCGATCCTGCCGGATCCGGTGTTCAGCAGCGTGCTGGTGAAGAAGTTCATCAATCGCCTTATGCTCGACGGCAAGAAGTCCACTGCAGAAGGCGTGTTCTACAAGGCCGTGGATGTGCTGGCCGAGAAGTCTCAGGAAGAGGCCCTGAAGGCCTTTGAAAGAGCCATCGCCAATGTGAAGCCGCACATGGAAGTGAAGCCCCGCCGCGTGGGCGGCGCCACTTACCAGGTGCCCATGGAAGTGCGCCCCGAGCGTCAGACCACCCTGGCTATCCGCTGGCTCATCAACAACGCGCGCTCTCGCGGCGAGAAGGGCATGATTGCCAAGCTCTCCGGCGAGCTGCTTGATGCGTTCAACAATCGCGGCGGCGCGGTGAAAAAGCGTGAAGACACCCACCGCATGGCCGACGCCAACAAGGCCTTCGCCCATTACCGGTGGTAG
- the fusA gene encoding elongation factor G: MSKPVPIERQRNIGIMAHIDAGKTTTTERILFYTGVSHKIGEVHDGQATMDWMVQEQERGITITSAATTCYWRDHRINIIDTPGHVDFTIEVERSLRVLDGAVAVFDAVAGVEPQTETVWRQAERYRVPRMCFVNKMDRVGADFFRCVDMVRGRLGAKAVPLQIPIGAEDEFKGVVDLITGKAFIFDDLSKGKEYNEVDVPAELKDIYDTLRLEMLEAIAEEDEALMEKYLAGEELSPDELRAGIRKAVINLSFVPVLCGSAFKNKGVQPLLDAVVDFLPSPQDVPAIVGMNPDNEDEQIECPCDATKPLAALAFKLMSDPFIGHLTFLRLYSGKIESGMTVLNAATGKKERIGRLLKMHANKREDIKEALAGDIVAAVGLKLTSTGETLCEEKRPVVLESLNIPEPVIEVAIEPKTKADRDVLSQALVKLAKEDPSFRVKTDEETNQTLIAGMGELHLEIIVDRLMREFNVNANVGAPQVAYRETITKPVKHENRYVKQTGGRGQYAHVVIEVAPKDDGGYEFVNSIVGGVIPKEYIPAVDKGIQNALKTGVLAGFPVVDVKVDLTFGSYHEVDSSEQAFYICGSQAFKEACRKASPVLLEPIMDVEVVTPEEYLGDVMGDLNGRRGRVSNLEARAGSQVIKCHVPLSNMFGYATDLRSRTQGRATFTMQFDHYEQVPASLAEEIIKKK, from the coding sequence GTGTCTAAGCCAGTTCCCATCGAGCGCCAGCGCAATATCGGCATCATGGCCCATATTGACGCCGGCAAGACCACTACCACCGAGCGCATTCTTTTCTATACCGGCGTCTCGCATAAGATCGGCGAAGTTCATGACGGCCAGGCCACCATGGACTGGATGGTTCAGGAGCAGGAGCGCGGCATCACCATTACCTCCGCCGCCACCACCTGCTACTGGCGTGATCACCGCATCAACATTATCGACACCCCCGGCCACGTCGACTTCACCATTGAGGTGGAACGCTCCCTGCGCGTGCTTGACGGCGCCGTGGCCGTGTTCGATGCCGTTGCCGGCGTCGAGCCCCAGACCGAAACCGTTTGGCGCCAGGCCGAGCGCTACCGGGTCCCGCGCATGTGCTTCGTCAACAAGATGGACCGCGTGGGTGCCGACTTCTTCCGCTGTGTGGACATGGTTCGTGGCCGCCTTGGCGCCAAAGCCGTGCCTTTGCAGATTCCCATCGGAGCCGAAGATGAGTTCAAGGGCGTGGTCGACCTGATCACGGGCAAGGCTTTCATCTTCGACGACCTTTCCAAGGGCAAGGAATATAACGAGGTCGACGTTCCCGCCGAACTTAAGGACATCTACGACACTCTGCGCCTTGAGATGCTCGAGGCCATTGCTGAAGAAGACGAAGCCCTTATGGAGAAGTACCTGGCTGGCGAGGAACTCTCTCCTGATGAACTGCGCGCGGGTATCCGCAAGGCGGTCATCAACCTGTCCTTCGTTCCTGTGCTGTGCGGCTCGGCCTTCAAGAACAAGGGCGTGCAGCCCCTGCTTGACGCTGTGGTCGATTTTCTGCCTTCTCCCCAGGACGTGCCTGCCATCGTGGGCATGAATCCCGACAATGAAGACGAGCAGATCGAGTGCCCCTGCGACGCTACCAAGCCTCTGGCCGCGCTGGCCTTCAAGCTCATGAGCGACCCGTTCATCGGCCACCTCACCTTCCTGCGCCTGTATTCCGGCAAGATCGAGTCCGGCATGACGGTTTTGAACGCCGCCACTGGCAAGAAGGAACGCATCGGGCGCCTGCTCAAGATGCACGCCAACAAGCGTGAGGACATCAAGGAAGCGCTGGCTGGCGACATCGTTGCCGCTGTGGGCCTGAAGCTCACCTCCACCGGCGAGACCTTGTGCGAGGAGAAGCGCCCTGTTGTGCTCGAATCGCTCAACATCCCCGAGCCGGTCATCGAGGTGGCCATCGAGCCCAAAACCAAGGCCGACCGCGACGTCTTGTCCCAGGCTCTGGTCAAGCTTGCCAAGGAAGACCCTTCGTTCCGCGTCAAGACCGATGAGGAGACCAACCAGACCCTCATCGCCGGCATGGGCGAGCTGCACCTGGAAATCATCGTCGACCGCCTCATGCGCGAGTTCAACGTGAACGCCAACGTCGGCGCTCCCCAGGTTGCCTACCGCGAGACCATCACCAAGCCCGTCAAGCACGAAAACCGCTACGTCAAGCAGACCGGCGGCCGCGGCCAGTACGCGCATGTGGTCATCGAGGTCGCTCCCAAGGACGACGGCGGATACGAGTTCGTCAACTCCATCGTGGGTGGCGTTATTCCCAAGGAATACATCCCCGCGGTAGACAAGGGCATCCAGAATGCTCTGAAAACCGGCGTGCTGGCCGGCTTCCCCGTGGTGGACGTGAAGGTCGACCTGACCTTCGGCTCCTACCACGAGGTCGACTCCTCCGAGCAGGCCTTCTACATCTGCGGTTCCCAGGCTTTCAAGGAAGCGTGCCGCAAAGCCTCTCCGGTGCTGCTCGAACCCATCATGGACGTCGAAGTCGTCACCCCCGAGGAATACTTGGGCGACGTCATGGGCGACTTGAACGGTCGTCGTGGCCGCGTGTCCAACTTGGAGGCCAGGGCCGGTTCCCAGGTCATCAAGTGCCACGTGCCCTTGTCCAATATGTTTGGCTACGCCACGGACCTGCGCTCGCGCACCCAGGGCCGCGCCACCTTTACCATGCAGTTTGACCATTACGAGCAGGTTCCCGCGAGCCTGGCCGAAGAAATCATTAAGAAGAAATAG
- the rpoC gene encoding DNA-directed RNA polymerase subunit beta' — translation MSLDDLFSLRGTAATQLSSRTLKAIKISIASPEKIREWSFGEVKKPETINYRTFKPERDGLFCAKIFGPVKDYECNCGKYKRMKHRGIVCEKCGVEVIASKVRRERMGHIELAAPVAHIWFLKTLPSKIGTLLDMTMVDLEKVLYFDSYVVIDPKETNLTRLQVISEDQYLQIIDHYGEDAVTVGMGAESVRAFLEELNLPKLRAELREESLTTRSQTKKKKIIKRLKIVEAFLESGNKPEWMVMEVVPVIPPELRPLVPLDGGRFATSDLNDLYRRVINRNNRLKRLLELGAPDIIIRNEKRMLQEAVDALFDNGRRGRAITGTNGRPLKSLSDMIKGKQGRFRQNLLGKRVDYSGRSVIVVGPRLKLHQCGLPKKMALELFKPFIYAKLEERGLATTIKTAKKMVEREELVVWDILEDVVREYPIMLNRAPTLHRLGIQSFEPQLVEGKAIQLHPLVCAAYNADFDGDQMAVHVPLSVEAQIECRVLMMSTNNILSPANGNPIIVPSQDIVLGLYYLTVERSFQKGEGKIFANPMECITAHHAGVVHLHARVKVRMDGKLVDTSPGRIMVGELLPEGAPYELVNCVLNKKSIGRLVSEVYRLSGTKATVLLCDHLKDLGFEYATRAGVSIGVKDLTIPTTKASILAKSTAEVEEIEVQYAEGIITRTEKYNKVVDVWTKATNDVASEMMREISTDYLVDEKTGKKERNTSFNAIFMMTHSGSRGNPDQMRQLSGMRGLMAKPSGEIIETPITSNFREGLSVAQYFNSTHGARKGLADTALKTANSGYLTRRLVDVVQDVIITEIDCGTVDGLEIKHFEKSGEIKQRLAERALGRTNMFDVFDPDTYEVLIPANTIIDESWALKIEELGLPNLIIRSTLTCQSGHGVCAMCYGRDLARGHLVNVGETVGIIAAQSIGEPGTQLTMRTFHIGGTAAREIEKSSIPAQHVGRVVLHRIKLVKNQEGVSIVLGKSGQVSIVDEQGREREKYSLPSGARLAVTDGQLVKKDQILAEWDPFNEPFVTDVEGVVKFTDILEGKTYQEKVDDTTKRATQTIIEYRTTPYRPTITVVGEDGKAKIRPGTNSAAIFQLPVGAIIMIRDGEEVKAGDILARKPRESSKTKDIVGGLPRVAELFEVRKPKDLAVVSEIDGIVSFGPETKGKRKVIVTPETGDAKEYLVPRGKHITSQEGDFVEAGESLTEGNPELHDILKIKGEKVLARYLVEEIQDVYRFQGVNINDKHIEIIVRQMLKKVAITDSGDTNFLIGEQADKAKFMEENARVIREGLKPAVAEPLVLGITQASLTTDSFISAASFQETTKVLTEASLMGKEDHLRGLKENVIVGRLIPAGTGYRRYMEADIDVPDQPERPDKFLEDIEDNPVYMDQ, via the coding sequence ATGTCCTTGGACGACCTGTTCAGCTTGAGAGGCACGGCGGCCACGCAGCTTTCCAGCCGCACGCTGAAGGCCATCAAGATATCCATAGCTTCGCCCGAGAAGATCCGTGAATGGAGCTTCGGCGAGGTCAAGAAGCCTGAAACCATAAACTACCGGACCTTCAAGCCGGAGCGCGACGGCCTTTTTTGCGCCAAGATCTTCGGCCCCGTGAAGGACTACGAGTGCAACTGCGGCAAATACAAGCGCATGAAGCACCGCGGCATCGTGTGCGAGAAGTGCGGCGTGGAGGTCATCGCCTCCAAGGTCCGCCGCGAGCGCATGGGCCATATCGAGCTGGCCGCCCCTGTGGCCCACATCTGGTTCCTGAAGACCCTGCCCTCCAAGATCGGCACCCTGCTGGACATGACCATGGTGGATCTGGAGAAGGTTCTCTACTTCGACTCCTATGTGGTCATCGACCCCAAGGAGACGAACCTGACCAGGCTGCAGGTGATAAGCGAAGACCAGTACCTGCAGATCATCGACCATTACGGCGAAGACGCCGTGACCGTCGGCATGGGCGCCGAGTCCGTCCGCGCCTTCCTTGAGGAGCTCAACCTGCCCAAGCTGAGGGCTGAGCTGCGCGAGGAATCGCTGACCACCAGGTCCCAGACCAAGAAGAAGAAGATCATCAAGCGCCTGAAGATCGTCGAGGCGTTCCTGGAGAGCGGCAACAAGCCTGAGTGGATGGTGATGGAAGTGGTTCCGGTCATCCCGCCCGAGCTTCGCCCCCTGGTCCCCCTGGACGGCGGCCGTTTCGCTACTTCGGACTTGAACGACCTGTACCGCAGGGTGATCAACCGCAACAACCGCCTGAAGCGGCTTCTTGAGCTGGGCGCCCCGGACATCATCATCCGCAACGAAAAGCGCATGCTCCAGGAGGCCGTTGACGCCCTGTTCGACAACGGCCGTCGCGGCCGGGCCATCACCGGCACCAACGGCCGCCCCTTGAAGTCCCTTTCGGACATGATCAAGGGCAAGCAGGGCCGCTTCCGCCAGAACCTTTTGGGCAAGCGCGTGGACTACTCGGGCCGTTCCGTCATCGTGGTCGGACCCCGGCTCAAGCTCCACCAGTGCGGCCTGCCAAAAAAGATGGCTTTGGAGCTCTTCAAGCCCTTCATCTACGCCAAGCTGGAGGAGAGGGGACTGGCCACCACCATCAAGACCGCCAAGAAGATGGTGGAACGCGAAGAACTGGTGGTCTGGGATATACTGGAAGATGTGGTGCGCGAGTACCCCATCATGCTCAACCGCGCTCCCACGCTGCACCGCCTGGGCATCCAGTCCTTCGAGCCCCAGTTGGTTGAAGGCAAGGCCATCCAGCTGCATCCGCTGGTGTGCGCCGCCTACAACGCGGACTTCGACGGCGACCAGATGGCCGTGCACGTTCCGCTCTCCGTGGAAGCCCAGATCGAATGCCGCGTGCTCATGATGAGCACCAACAACATTCTCTCCCCGGCCAACGGCAACCCCATCATCGTGCCCTCCCAGGACATCGTGCTCGGGCTGTACTATTTGACCGTGGAAAGGAGCTTCCAGAAGGGCGAAGGCAAAATCTTCGCCAACCCCATGGAGTGCATCACCGCCCACCACGCCGGAGTCGTGCATCTGCATGCCCGGGTGAAGGTGCGCATGGACGGCAAGCTGGTGGACACCAGCCCCGGCCGCATCATGGTGGGCGAGCTTCTTCCCGAGGGCGCTCCCTACGAACTGGTGAACTGCGTGCTCAACAAGAAGTCCATCGGGCGTCTGGTGAGCGAGGTCTACCGCCTCTCCGGCACCAAGGCCACGGTCCTTCTGTGCGACCATCTGAAGGACCTGGGCTTCGAATACGCCACCCGCGCCGGTGTCTCCATCGGCGTGAAGGACCTGACCATACCGACCACCAAGGCCTCCATCCTCGCCAAGTCCACGGCCGAGGTCGAGGAGATCGAGGTGCAGTACGCCGAGGGTATCATCACCCGTACGGAAAAGTACAACAAGGTCGTGGACGTGTGGACCAAGGCCACCAACGACGTTGCCTCGGAGATGATGCGCGAGATCTCCACCGACTATCTGGTCGACGAGAAGACAGGCAAGAAGGAACGCAACACCTCCTTCAACGCCATCTTCATGATGACCCACTCCGGTTCGCGCGGTAACCCGGACCAGATGCGCCAGCTCTCCGGCATGCGCGGCCTCATGGCCAAGCCGTCCGGCGAAATCATCGAGACGCCCATCACCTCGAACTTCCGTGAAGGCCTCTCGGTGGCGCAGTACTTCAACTCCACCCACGGCGCACGTAAGGGCTTGGCGGATACGGCCTTGAAGACGGCCAACTCCGGTTACCTTACCCGCCGCCTGGTCGACGTGGTCCAGGACGTGATCATCACCGAGATCGACTGCGGCACGGTGGACGGCCTCGAAATCAAGCACTTCGAGAAGTCCGGCGAGATCAAGCAGCGCCTGGCCGAACGGGCCCTGGGCCGCACGAACATGTTCGACGTGTTCGACCCGGACACCTACGAGGTGCTCATCCCGGCCAACACCATCATCGACGAGAGCTGGGCTCTGAAGATCGAGGAATTGGGGCTGCCCAACCTGATCATCCGCTCCACGCTCACCTGCCAGTCCGGGCACGGCGTCTGCGCCATGTGCTACGGCCGCGACCTGGCCCGGGGTCACCTGGTCAACGTGGGCGAGACCGTGGGTATCATCGCGGCCCAGTCCATCGGCGAGCCTGGAACCCAGCTCACCATGCGCACCTTCCACATCGGCGGAACGGCTGCCCGTGAAATCGAGAAGTCCTCTATTCCGGCCCAGCACGTCGGCCGGGTTGTGCTGCACCGCATCAAGCTGGTGAAGAACCAGGAGGGCGTCTCCATCGTGCTCGGCAAGTCCGGGCAGGTGTCCATCGTGGACGAGCAGGGCCGCGAGCGCGAGAAATACTCCCTGCCTTCGGGCGCCCGCTTGGCCGTGACCGATGGCCAGCTGGTCAAGAAGGATCAGATCCTGGCCGAATGGGACCCCTTCAACGAACCCTTCGTCACCGACGTCGAGGGTGTCGTGAAGTTCACGGACATCCTTGAAGGAAAGACCTATCAGGAAAAGGTGGACGACACGACCAAGCGCGCCACCCAGACCATCATCGAATACCGTACCACCCCGTACCGCCCCACCATCACCGTGGTGGGTGAGGACGGCAAAGCAAAGATCCGCCCCGGCACCAACAGCGCGGCCATCTTCCAGCTGCCTGTGGGCGCCATCATCATGATCCGCGACGGCGAGGAAGTGAAGGCCGGCGACATACTGGCCCGTAAGCCCCGCGAATCCTCCAAGACCAAGGACATCGTGGGCGGTCTTCCCCGCGTGGCCGAGCTCTTCGAGGTGCGCAAGCCCAAGGACCTGGCCGTGGTTTCCGAAATCGACGGCATTGTGTCGTTTGGTCCCGAGACCAAGGGCAAGCGCAAGGTCATCGTCACTCCGGAGACGGGCGACGCCAAGGAATACCTGGTGCCGCGCGGCAAGCACATCACCTCCCAGGAAGGCGACTTCGTGGAGGCGGGCGAATCCCTCACCGAGGGCAACCCGGAGTTGCACGACATCCTGAAGATCAAGGGCGAGAAGGTCCTGGCCCGCTACCTCGTGGAGGAAATCCAGGACGTGTACCGCTTCCAGGGCGTTAACATCAACGACAAGCACATAGAGATAATCGTCCGCCAGATGCTCAAGAAGGTGGCCATCACCGATTCGGGCGACACCAACTTCCTCATCGGAGAGCAGGCGGACAAGGCCAAGTTCATGGAAGAGAACGCCAGGGTGATCCGCGAGGGCCTAAAGCCCGCCGTGGCAGAACCCCTGGTTCTGGGCATCACCCAGGCCAGCCTCACCACGGACTCCTTCATCTCCGCGGCCTCCTTCCAGGAGACCACCAAGGTGCTCACCGAAGCCTCCCTCATGGGTAAGGAAGACCACCTGCGCGGACTCAAGGAGAACGTCATTGTGGGGCGCCTCATCCCGGCCGGCACCGGATACCGCCGCTACATGGAGGCGGACATCGACGTGCCCGACCAGCCCGAGCGTCCCGACAAGTTCCTCGAGGACATCGAGGACAACCCGGTGTACATGGACCAGTAA